In Takifugu flavidus isolate HTHZ2018 chromosome 1, ASM371156v2, whole genome shotgun sequence, the DNA window cAACTGTacctcccctcccaccccttcACCTCTTCCCTGAACTCCTCttgcatcttcctcttcctttgaGAGGTCAGTATGTAATGCTGCCACCTCccactccagcagctccaccctgaCCTGCATCTTGGCATTGCTGGACTCTAATTCTGCCATAAGCCGTGCCAGTTTTGTGTGCAGGCTTTCCAGACTGCTCTctagtttttttattttggtttccaCTGTTGctgcctctccttcccctccatcCCCATTCTCTTCAAGCATTCCCATCTTAGTCAGGATTTGTCGGCCCTTTTCTTCCAGGTGACGTTTGGCTGCAGGGAACTCAGACAGAACATCCATTAGGGCCTCTTTCGACAAGCTGAACAGGTCAGAGTGGCCAATGCTTCGGATATTGGCAGTGCGACGATTGCCTGACTTGTTACCTAAAATCACACATTTattgatttctttaaaaaaaatgttgagatcatccatcaatccatgCATGGGCAAGAGGCAAAAATACCCTGGACAGTGCAGGGCACTCAACCTATATTATCAAGGGAAAAATTTAATTTTCACCTTTGATGTTGATGATACTAATTTCTCCAAAGAAGTTTCCATCGCTGAGAACAGCAAACTCCGTGACCCCATCATCTGCCACCACTGCAAGCTTCCCTTCTTTGATGATGTACATTTCGTGTCCTACATCTCCTTTTTTGCAGACATATTCCCCTGGACTGAATACCTGCAAGGCAAAAGGCGCCAAGATATTGCATGCTTATACTTTACTTTCCTAAATGAAGCCCGTTCTGCATTGCTCTTTATAGCAGCCATTTTAACAGTTGTCCAAACAAAAGTGGAAATTTGAGCTACTTTGATTGTTCAGCATTAGATGATGTCATTAACAGATGAACTCGGCTAACCTGGGGTGTGAGTTTAagcaccagctcctccagcagactTCTGTCACAGTTATGGAAGATAGTCACCTTGGAGAGCGTGGAGAGATGAACACTAACGGCAATCTCCGTCCTCAGGTGTAATGGAAGCTCCTGCAGGATTTCATTCTCTCGTATGATCTTTTTGTTGATGTGAAGGTGCTGATACCAGTTGTCTATACGATGTCGGAGTTCCTTACTAATTTGATGGCTGCTCAAATATGCCTTCACCTAAAAGAGAAGGGTAATAATAGAGGCATCTTATaaagaaaatattgaaacgatAACTAGTTGTGTTTAGTTGCAGTGTGTTAAAGTTTGTCATGATCAGCTCATAAACAGGGTCTCCCTGACATAGCATAAGGTTAGGTGTAATTATGGGATCAGATAGTCCTAGCTGCCATTTATATTGTATTATGTGGAGATTGGTATTATATTTAAGTGCTTTTCATTCATTTGGTTCTATTTTCCTACTTTCTGTTACCCGTGTCTCATATCTTTCTTTGATCATCTTACCCTTATGTCAGCACTCTATAAACCTTTCTCGTGTCTTATTTTTTTTGAATGTTATACTGCTTCTCGTGTGGTTAAAGATGCCTATCTAACTGATCATATGTGTATGAATGTTAAATTACAGACATATTTCAAACTTTTTACCTGTATTGATTAACAGAAGTAATTGTGTGAAAGTTTATAAAAATGGGTATGCAATTACATTTTCTATTCTTATGTAATGAGTCATCTATTCAatttcaaattcaatttcctcacggggatgaataaagtacatcttaatctaaGCTTAACAGCCAAGCAGAGGTCACTCTTTATGTGCAAATCTACTAACCTGTCAGGTGACCTGTCAGTGAATGACTACCAAAAACAGTCAGGTGGCTGTTTGttagttgtgtgtgtttgcatgtgtatatacacacacacaaataaaaggtCTTGGTTACCAGCTCATGGTTAGGGAAGAAGACATTGTCACGGTCCCTCAAGCTTGTGATGACATTTCCAACATTGCCAACAATGGATGCAAACACCAGAACAGCAATGAGAAGATCTGCAATCATAAACAAGTACTCGTCTTCCCTTTTTGGTAGCGGAGTGTCTCCTACTGTGGTGAAAATCTGTGCCGAGAACCAGAAGCAGTAAATATATTGACGGCGCAATGATGCAAACTCCGGGTTGGTGATATTAGGATACACCCAACGATCGCTTCCGAAACCAATGTAGCTGGAGAGTGCAAAATATAGGCAGGCATTCCAGTGGATCAGCACAAAGATGTAAATCATCAGCTTGGAGATGCGAAACGTGTTGGGGTATGATGTTCTTGTCTCCATGCGGTCTAGCGCCTCATTCAGTCTTGGCATCCGAAGAAGACGGTTGATTCTCACCAGGGGTGTTTGGATGCCAAACACAAAGTAGAGAAGGTCAGTGGGAATCAGGGATGCCAGATCTCTCAAAAAAGCTTTAGAGTGCAAGTAACGCTGCTTTAGCTGAGTTAGATCCTTGACCAGGATACCTTGATCCAAGTAccctgaagagaaaaacaaggtcCATTACAGGACATTAATAATATAGTCATACCTGGAAAATACACGCTAACAAGAAGAGCCAGAGAAAAGCCCCAAACTTGATACACTATTTGCTTTAAGATATCCGTGATGAACATGATGCAACTGTGCCCTCAAACAAATTAAAGAAATTCTCATCAATTATCAATTTGAGATTATTATTTCTGCACTGCCATTCTTGTACATCTTGGTTCCACTTTGGGCCATTTCTGGGCATACTGGCCTTTCCCATATTCAAACTAGTGTTGCAGGTAGCCTCTagtttccttcagctcctccaggaatcAATGTTTATGAATACAAGACTTGCGCAAGTAGTGTTGAGGACTCAGATGTAGGTAGGTTCAGAAAGACTAAAGTGACCCTCCAGCACTACTGAGACAAGGCCTCTGCTCTCTCTGTTTGCTTGAACTGGATCATTTATATTTCTTGGAGGCCTATCTCACTTGTCAATatcctttctttattttatcatttggtcaaaaacattgtttgatttttttttatacagaaaCAAATCTTTCTATGTGAAGTAGGTTTCAGCTGTTTATGATAAGTCTGTACTATTTTTTATAATATTCataattaaatcaaaatgtgcaaaaacaaaTACTTACCAGTATGAACAGTGATTATCATATCAACTATGTACATGAGGTCAGACAGGTAATCCAGTGTTAGCCACACAGGCAGGTAACTCAGTGCGATTGTAGTGAAACATGTCCTAAGAAAACAATCGGTTTCAATGAACTGCCACATGATTTTAGAATATAGGTATCAGATATGTTTGTACCTCAAAATGATGATGACAGAGTTGTACACAATGGGCAAGATCATAACCTGCAGCCAGACATAATAAAATTGCTCTGCTGGATCAACTAACCATTCTTTCCAGCTGAGGAAATGAGAATGCAAAAACTATTATAATTCAGCATTTTTTCATTCACTCaatttaataaagaaaagaaacatccaGAACTGAGCAAACAGACAACATTTTTTTGCATGCATAATAACTTGTTTCCTGTTCCAACAAATAATTACTCACATGATATCCAGCATATTGATGGCGTTCTTATCATACTTTGCTACATTTTCAATAACATccaccttctgcttctgtcGTCCTTTGAGCAGTCTCTGCCATCGGTTTCTTGTTGGCCTGGTGTCACTTGTATTATCCATTCTTGAAATGAGGGTACTTTATTTTGCAGTGAAATTGCCACTCTTGCACAGATCCCACACTTTATTCACTAGTAACTGACAAAAATGCCCTACCTTGACTTACATCAAGCAATATGTGGATCGGTTCGCAGCATGTGGCCAGGTTGTGCCTGGTGATGCAGGTCTCTATGGAAGGACACAACAACAAATGTCAATCTCCCCTGGGAACTTACCTTCTTCTGAAGAACACGCCATTGCTTAATTAGGCCTGCGATCTGAAGATGCTTAAGTGGGTGGAAACAAGATTTAGTGTAAACCAGTGATGTTGTTATTTGTTAATACTTCAGCAGAGGGGGAGGTTATGTGACAGTAGGTGTTTGTTTGACAGCAAAACTCTGAAAAGTATGAATGGATTTGAGAATGGTCCAAAGAGCGATGATCAAATTTTGTTCATGTTCTGAGGGGCTTTTGATCTTCCACAGATCAAATCCAAGTGGGCTCAGTAACCTTGCACTGCTGGGCTAACGGTTTGTAGCTGACTAATTTATTCATCATATTCATTATTTAGATGGCAGCGTCAAAAAAAGGGCACATCTGTCACGGTATTCGTGCTCCGTTTGGTCACCTGAACCGCGTCACGAGCCCCGCTGGCTGAGTCAGAGGAGCGTGTGGGCGGAGTCAAAGTAAGATGGCTGCGGGAAAGAGTGTTTGAGACTCATCACTGGATGTTTATCCGACGCTTTGCGGGATGCACAGCAGCCCTACCTCCGAGCGGGCAGTTTGTTAGCTTGGTCGGCGCAGTGGCGCAGAGTTTGCAAGGTCTCTGTAGGCTACATGTGTTCagcttgtctgtgtgtttctctgaCATTGTGGATTTATTAGCGGCTAGTCGTAAGCAAGCCACCAGCGCTAAGTTACTAGCAGGCAGCTAGCAGGTAGCTGTGGAAAGCTACGCCTTACATCTGGTACCTCTGAAGACACACACGGTGAGTGCCTGCGGATTTAAATTCACTTTTAAGAACTGACTGTGACGGACGTTTCTGCCTATTAACAGGTGATAGCTAAATTCCCTGATTTTTCATTGAGCTTCATATCACTTCGCCTTTGACGTGCCATGACTGTTTTCCGGCAAAGCCCGAACACAAGCCGCTGCGGTCGGTGACATCTATGTCATGATGGGGATATGATCTGGAAAACACTACTGCCCGTAACACTAGGCTTTAAAGAATCTTTACATCTCCCTTCTTACCATCATTCACCTCCTAGACTGACAGGATTTGTGACCCATTTATGTTCATTTTAGCATAGTATGGTTTAATCTGGGACTGTACTGACAGCTTTAATTCAAGGTAGAacacaaaatgtttattttctcaaATGTTGCAGATCCTCAGACACATGATAATTGAGGAATTTTGTTAACTGTTGTCGCGCGTAGTATTTATAGGATCATGCGTTAAGTGTTAAATGGATGTTAAAAACGCGTAATTGTCCAGTAAACAGTGTTGAAAACAGTGAACAGTAATCAATCTGCTGTAAGAAAAACATATCCACACAAGTCTTAAATCTTATGTTGTTTATAGCGTACTAAACTGATTTGTTGAATTTGCTGAATGAAATGAGTGAGTGTTGTATGTGCTCCTGACACTGATAGACCACCAGCATcattcagacagacagatttatTTGGTATTCCGGGTATTTCAGAACTATTTAAAAAGAAGACTGAGACAAATAAGCAGATGGAAGTTTCGGTCCTTTTCCCAGAGTCCCAGGAATCTGCCGCTATGTCCGTGAGCACACACAATGTTGCAGTAACTAGCACAGCCAATTGTAttacacacacattaatcaaGCTCATTAGATGTTGCTAATATTGTGCAAATATTGCATGTCACTTTATATCCAAACCGCTGAAGCAAATACTCCTTTTTATTCAGCATGAATCAAGACTAAAGAATGAATTGAATACAGAAGACGAGGTGTAGCAGTCAGAAAATCCAACCCATGGGTGATGGTGTTTGGGAAGCAGTGTTCTTAATGATTCTTTATTTGTCAAGGTCATAGGTCATACTTTTCCCATTGACAATTTCGGCCCCAGACCTGTGTCCCCATCCAGGCAGGGGTGTCAACCACACTCACAACTATCCTATACGAGTCACACAGAAATCTTCAAACCCGTGTaataaaatgtgcagaaaaCAGGTGTGACTTACTGTTTGTAATGAGTAaacaagccttttttttaagcCTCTCTCTTCTGAACGCCCTAGAGAGTTCGAGTCCCTGCGGTATGTGTGGGGTGAGAGGGTGTTTTCAAAATGCTTAAGGGATCCCACACACCCTGTAATTCTGTTGCGCTTGTTGAAAACAGTGACATCGTTTTGTGACACATGACTTATCAGAACACTCCTTCAGTTCCACAGAAATTATGACAATAATAAAACGCTATATGTTTGAAAGTATttgcacatttacattttttgcTGCTCTGGTAAATGGAATCTGAGTctgaaatcaataaaatgagCTGAGCTGCATGTGAGAACTAACCTTTAGCAAACCTGGGTGCCTTTATTACTAGGTGCTAAAGCATGTGCTGAATGGAATCTGTAGTTGAACTTTGAACAGAGTTTAGCaaattatttattattctttCACAGTCAGGCAGCACGACCTGTTAGCATGTCTGACAGGCGTCCAGTTCATGTATGGAGGATGGGGATGTCTCTTAGAAAACAAGTAATAAAGCTTTTGGATTGTACTTAATGTTTTGATTCTTCCTAAAAATGGAATTATGTCATGAAATCATTCATTATTTAACAATGCTTTGTATTTAGTTAGAAATGCTTTTTGAGACTTCTTGCACATCATGGTCCAGAGAGGAAGACATCCTATTAGGAAATATACACTTTATtgagaaaacttcaaaaaagCTTTAGAATTAATTGTGTTGGGGATATAATACTCTATTATGTAAATTTCTTGCACTTTGCCCATCAATGTAGAAAAAGGTCCGGTCTCTCCAAATTTATTATGGTATACATATTCTAGCCAGGCATTCACCCTTACTTTGTTTTAACGTTTAGCTTTTGTGTTCCACTTTGAGGGTTGAACTGTGAAAGTTAGCCTAATTTAATCATCTcgcatgttttgttttctttgtcttaaCCACAGTGTGGCATACTCCGACCTGACTGGCTATGGGGTGGTGTTGGCTTCAGACTGGATGACAGGGTCTGCAGGGAGGACAGGGTCACATTGTTTCTGAAGCAACAGCGGACTTTTTCACTAAAGACTCCTCCACTGACCGACAGTGACAGCACCTCTGCACAAAGCtgacctcccccctccttcaccCTCCTTCCAGACAGGCCTTACCTCTCCTACTCCTCCTGACCTTTCCCAGaacatccttttctttttatcccTCTGTCATTATACTTTCTCCTGTCTTCACCCCATTTTTCCCGGAACTCCTGTGTTAGAGTTCTTGTCATCGTTAACTGGCCTCTTGCTTGGCCCAGTATGAGTTGGATGAGCAGGTTGAACCCAAGGGGTCCTGGGAACCGACAGGGCCACAACGCTGCCGCCCCTGGGCCCTGCACTGCTGACCCAGAGACATGTCTTATGGTGTTTGAGAATCACTGGAGGCAGGTGAGTCATGTGGTGCACCCGTTTAATTTTATTCAGCATCTTATTTACCTATGAGTTATTGTATTGCATTTTGCATTgtattgttttgattttttacAACAGTGTTGCAATTTTAGTA includes these proteins:
- the cnga4 gene encoding cyclic nucleotide-gated cation channel alpha-4 isoform X1; amino-acid sequence: MDNTSDTRPTRNRWQRLLKGRQKQKVDVIENVAKYDKNAINMLDIIWKEWLVDPAEQFYYVWLQVMILPIVYNSVIIILRTCFTTIALSYLPVWLTLDYLSDLMYIVDMIITVHTGYLDQGILVKDLTQLKQRYLHSKAFLRDLASLIPTDLLYFVFGIQTPLVRINRLLRMPRLNEALDRMETRTSYPNTFRISKLMIYIFVLIHWNACLYFALSSYIGFGSDRWVYPNITNPEFASLRRQYIYCFWFSAQIFTTVGDTPLPKREDEYLFMIADLLIAVLVFASIVGNVGNVITSLRDRDNVFFPNHELVKAYLSSHQISKELRHRIDNWYQHLHINKKIIRENEILQELPLHLRTEIAVSVHLSTLSKVTIFHNCDRSLLEELVLKLTPQVFSPGEYVCKKGDVGHEMYIIKEGKLAVVADDGVTEFAVLSDGNFFGEISIINIKGNKSGNRRTANIRSIGHSDLFSLSKEALMDVLSEFPAAKRHLEEKGRQILTKMGMLEENGDGGEGEAATVETKIKKLESSLESLHTKLARLMAELESSNAKMQVRVELLEWEVAALHTDLSKEEEDARGVQGRGEGVGGEVQLEREEAEGEEEWEASDLKMKRQRQGEDVFNEGDGQSTTSTKEDVRKIEVDNCCGSKDPEFHEQNQDVRKIVREDGNDRLGKGDGAEMEPAEMSSGESEEKECELKTQKSEEKTN
- the cnga4 gene encoding cyclic nucleotide-gated cation channel alpha-4 isoform X2, whose amino-acid sequence is MDNTSDTRPTRNRWQRLLKGRQKQKVDVIENVAKYDKNAINMLDIIWKEWLVDPAEQFYYVWLQVMILPIVYNSVIIILRTCFTTIALSYLPVWLTLDYLSDLMYIVDMIITVHTGYLDQGILVKDLTQLKQRYLHSKAFLRDLASLIPTDLLYFVFGIQTPLVRINRLLRMPRLNEALDRMETRTSYPNTFRISKLMIYIFVLIHWNACLYFALSSYIGFGSDRWVYPNITNPEFASLRRQYIYCFWFSAQIFTTVGDTPLPKREDEYLFMIADLLIAVLVFASIVGNVGNVITSLRDRDNVFFPNHELVKAYLSSHQISKELRHRIDNWYQHLHINKKIIRENEILQELPLHLRTEIAVSVHLSTLSKVTIFHNCDRSLLEELVLKLTPQVFSPGEYVCKKGDVGHEMYIIKEGKLAVVADDGVTEFAVLSDGNFFGEISIINIKAKRHLEEKGRQILTKMGMLEENGDGGEGEAATVETKIKKLESSLESLHTKLARLMAELESSNAKMQVRVELLEWEVAALHTDLSKEEEDARGVQGRGEGVGGEVQLEREEAEGEEEWEASDLKMKRQRQGEDVFNEGDGQSTTSTKEDVRKIEVDNCCGSKDPEFHEQNQDVRKIVREDGNDRLGKGDGAEMEPAEMSSGESEEKECELKTQKSEEKTN